In Fluviispira sanaruensis, a genomic segment contains:
- a CDS encoding coproporphyrinogen III oxidase: MQSELSLRSKRFLDQNPIVPFHELKKNKLCDLQKTDPLWKMAKNGNDDSVFSENLLTTLLYVRNICKNLFNEIEGVEACTATNWSAYEHNPERKLEGGGTMTVIRAETLEKSAVNMSCVWGPQYPALEGENAGKPFSAAGVSLISHPRNPFAPIMHLNVRCIQVKDNDKVTTWIGGGADLTPMIPFEEDTVLFHESMKTVCERNSKIADYKKFKKWADDYFYIPHRKESRGVGGIFFDFIKIEDEQDLSLLLDVGQFAAHAYTEILARRIAMSYDKVLEEKHLYWRGRYAEFNLVYDRGTRFGLMTGGNHEAIFCSLPPRVKW, encoded by the coding sequence ATGCAAAGTGAACTTTCATTAAGAAGCAAAAGGTTTTTAGATCAAAATCCGATTGTGCCTTTTCATGAACTCAAAAAGAATAAATTATGTGATTTGCAAAAAACGGATCCTTTGTGGAAAATGGCAAAAAATGGCAATGATGATTCGGTTTTTTCTGAAAATTTATTAACTACTTTGCTATATGTAAGAAATATTTGTAAGAATTTATTTAATGAAATTGAAGGGGTTGAGGCTTGTACTGCGACAAATTGGTCAGCGTATGAGCACAATCCTGAAAGGAAATTAGAAGGGGGAGGCACGATGACTGTGATTCGCGCCGAAACCCTTGAAAAATCTGCAGTGAATATGAGCTGTGTCTGGGGACCTCAATATCCCGCACTAGAAGGGGAAAATGCAGGTAAGCCTTTTTCAGCCGCCGGTGTCTCTTTAATTTCGCACCCGCGTAACCCTTTTGCCCCAATTATGCATTTAAACGTTCGTTGTATACAAGTAAAAGACAATGATAAAGTCACAACTTGGATAGGTGGTGGAGCCGATCTCACACCCATGATTCCATTTGAAGAAGATACAGTCTTATTTCATGAAAGTATGAAAACGGTCTGTGAACGAAATTCAAAAATTGCAGATTATAAAAAATTTAAAAAATGGGCAGACGACTATTTTTATATTCCCCATCGAAAAGAGTCTCGCGGTGTTGGAGGAATATTTTTTGATTTTATTAAGATAGAAGATGAGCAAGATTTATCCCTTTTACTTGATGTTGGACAATTCGCTGCTCATGCTTATACAGAAATTTTAGCGCGTAGGATTGCAATGTCATACGATAAAGTACTTGAAGAAAAGCATCTTTATTGGCGCGGGCGCTATGCTGAATTTAACTTGGTTTATGATCGTGGCACACGCTTTGGTTTAATGACGGGTGGTAATCACGAAGCGATTTTTTGTTCCTTACCTCCAAGAGTAAAATGGTGA
- a CDS encoding cytochrome c-type biogenesis CcmF C-terminal domain-containing protein: MVEVGFYSLCLGLCFAFYGMVMGLYSLHNPNIGVVSSARNALIAVFICVLLTSFVMWNSIFFHDFSVKYVYEHSSIDMPPLYLFTSFWSALEGSHLLWTLIMSLVVTLSLVTVKRNNFSLYPALCVAYGCSLSFMLLLTITFSAPLTRLFPVGTFGQGMNALLQNPYMAIHPPMLFTGYCLLIVPFAYSFAALVRGGFTTDWLMTVRKWALLAWAVLTIAIFLGGKWAYVELGWAGYWAWDPVENSSFMPWLALTAGLHTLLVTDKTGRLPRMMLFLFMFSYALTFQGTFITRSGVISSVHSFAESDIGPTYLLWVCFLVSISIAMVFTRGNRIQGAAKSNEWRVSKESALLFTNFFLLFLLALVFIGTLLPLIVEATRGIKISIQQPFFNAFAPWIGLSLVSLLGVGNLMRWKNGKIEDPITCLLFPLLWSVAITLALAKEKNFDLKSSIIFLLVIWTCGILIMDLIYKLKALRWNGKILLKYNRPYVGALIIHIGFLFAIAGFAGNYRGISAEANLNLNESTYFNGYTIVNKGLNYNRNYNAQYVIANIESIDTKNGENNLINPMRSKFTNNEQWFNEIGIQSNFWHDLYIVLASFDVNNQSVSLKMSFNPTVKFVWTSLVIMVLGAIISLTHRKQKRSIEVDAFGNIQGNQETLEDILQEAIERSPINAQFAAKVVSSFIILLAITITLFGISGVAHANQVQPTQLNPLMEDVAKELRCPTCQGVSILESGTLQSIAMRTEIEKQLLEGKTKPEIIKYFKDSYGTWILREPDAHSALGLFIWAVPIVGFILGPLFIIFALRNSRKRQEKENMELFEEIHLFIQKKKAEVKS, translated from the coding sequence ATGGTTGAAGTTGGCTTTTATTCCTTGTGCTTAGGGTTGTGCTTTGCTTTTTATGGCATGGTCATGGGACTTTATTCTTTGCACAACCCCAATATTGGGGTTGTGTCGAGCGCTCGCAATGCTCTCATAGCCGTTTTTATTTGTGTTCTTTTGACATCGTTCGTTATGTGGAACTCAATTTTCTTTCACGATTTTTCCGTTAAATACGTTTATGAGCATTCCTCAATTGATATGCCTCCGCTATATCTTTTTACCTCATTTTGGAGTGCTTTAGAAGGCAGTCATTTACTTTGGACTTTGATAATGAGTCTAGTTGTTACTTTATCTTTGGTCACAGTAAAAAGGAATAATTTTTCTTTATATCCTGCACTTTGTGTCGCATATGGCTGTTCTCTATCCTTTATGTTGCTATTAACAATTACTTTTTCTGCTCCTTTAACCCGTCTGTTTCCTGTTGGAACTTTCGGACAAGGAATGAATGCGCTGTTGCAAAATCCTTATATGGCAATTCATCCTCCGATGCTCTTCACTGGATATTGTTTACTTATTGTTCCTTTTGCATACTCATTTGCAGCCCTCGTGCGTGGCGGATTTACCACTGATTGGCTAATGACCGTGAGAAAATGGGCGTTATTAGCTTGGGCTGTTCTGACTATAGCTATTTTTCTTGGTGGAAAGTGGGCATATGTTGAACTTGGATGGGCTGGGTATTGGGCTTGGGATCCCGTAGAAAACAGTTCATTTATGCCTTGGCTGGCATTAACAGCGGGACTGCATACCCTGCTTGTGACAGATAAAACGGGACGCTTACCTCGTATGATGTTATTTTTATTTATGTTTTCATATGCTTTGACGTTTCAAGGCACTTTCATAACCCGTTCGGGCGTCATAAGCAGTGTACATTCTTTCGCTGAAAGTGATATTGGACCAACTTACTTATTATGGGTTTGTTTTTTAGTGTCTATTTCCATTGCCATGGTATTTACCAGAGGAAATCGCATTCAAGGTGCCGCAAAATCCAATGAATGGCGAGTGTCCAAAGAAAGTGCCTTACTATTTACTAATTTTTTCTTACTTTTTTTACTTGCCCTAGTTTTTATCGGCACTCTTTTGCCTTTGATAGTCGAAGCTACGCGTGGAATAAAAATTTCAATTCAACAACCTTTTTTCAATGCTTTTGCCCCTTGGATAGGCTTAAGTCTTGTTTCTTTACTTGGTGTTGGAAATTTAATGCGTTGGAAAAATGGTAAGATTGAGGATCCTATCACGTGTCTGCTCTTTCCATTGCTTTGGTCTGTTGCAATCACTTTAGCGCTTGCCAAAGAAAAAAATTTCGATCTAAAAAGCTCAATTATTTTTCTTCTAGTTATCTGGACTTGCGGAATATTAATTATGGATCTTATTTATAAATTAAAAGCATTACGCTGGAATGGAAAGATTCTATTAAAATACAATAGACCTTACGTAGGTGCTCTTATCATACATATTGGCTTTTTATTTGCGATCGCTGGTTTTGCTGGGAACTATCGTGGAATATCTGCTGAAGCAAATTTGAATTTGAATGAATCTACATATTTTAATGGATATACAATTGTCAATAAAGGATTAAATTATAATCGTAATTACAATGCTCAATATGTTATTGCTAATATTGAGTCTATTGATACTAAAAATGGAGAAAATAACCTTATTAATCCTATGCGCAGTAAATTTACAAATAATGAACAGTGGTTTAATGAAATAGGAATTCAATCGAATTTTTGGCATGACCTCTATATTGTTCTTGCATCATTTGATGTGAATAATCAATCTGTTTCTTTAAAAATGAGTTTTAATCCCACTGTTAAGTTTGTCTGGACGAGTTTAGTTATTATGGTTTTAGGGGCGATTATTTCGCTGACCCACCGCAAACAGAAAAGAAGTATAGAGGTAGATGCATTTGGTAACATACAAGGGAATCAAGAAACACTTGAGGATATTTTGCAAGAGGCGATTGAGCGCTCCCCCATAAATGCACAATTTGCTGCCAAAGTCGTATCTTCTTTTATAATATTGCTAGCGATTACTATTACTTTATTTGGGATTTCAGGAGTAGCTCACGCTAATCAGGTTCAACCGACACAATTGAATCCACTGATGGAAGATGTAGCAAAGGAATTGCGTTGCCCGACTTGCCAAGGTGTCAGTATTTTAGAAAGTGGAACTTTGCAAAGTATAGCTATGCGCACAGAAATAGAAAAGCAGTTGTTAGAAGGAAAAACAAAACCAGAAATTATTAAATATTTTAAAGACTCATATGGCACATGGATTTTGCGAGAGCCCGATGCCCATTCAGCTTTGGGACTTTTTATTTGGGCCGTGCCCATTGTCGGATTTATTTTAGGTCCATTATTTATTATTTTTGCTCTGCGTAATTCTAGAAAAAGGCAAGAAAAAGAAAATATGGAACTTTTTGAAGAAATTCATTTATTTATTCAGAAAAAGAAAGCAGAGGTAAAATCATGA
- a CDS encoding SIS domain-containing protein, with protein sequence MSHTTLMESEVQESANIIEKQLITNLDIFSAIASRLKKEPPPFIATIARGSSDHAASFAKYAFETHLGILTSTIAPSIHTLYKAKLNYKNALIICISQSGKSEDLIESLSYARRQGAVTLSFINEDNSALANASEFNIPLLAGKEVSVAATKSYIASLVRIVQFIAEWTFNGELKQYLKDLPIILNTKKNYLIEPAIEILKSAQNILVIGRGYGFPIAMEAALKLKETCGLHAEAFSGAEVLHGPFELIQKNYPVLIFLQKDATYQTMRELIKKIDEKNALMIICGAQNILNFSDLNLKTQPILIPTANSISPLCDCISLIHTFYPFAAKLAVARGRDPDNPTNLTKVTNTR encoded by the coding sequence ATGAGTCATACAACCTTAATGGAGTCAGAGGTTCAAGAATCTGCAAATATTATTGAGAAACAATTAATAACAAATCTCGATATATTTTCAGCTATTGCAAGTAGATTAAAAAAAGAACCGCCCCCATTTATAGCAACAATTGCACGTGGCAGTTCCGATCACGCTGCTTCTTTTGCAAAATATGCGTTTGAAACACATTTGGGGATATTGACTTCTACAATTGCTCCTTCAATCCACACTCTTTATAAAGCAAAATTGAATTATAAAAATGCTCTTATCATTTGCATTTCACAATCAGGAAAGAGTGAAGATCTTATAGAAAGTCTGTCTTATGCAAGACGACAAGGAGCTGTTACGTTATCTTTTATCAATGAGGATAATTCAGCTTTAGCAAATGCAAGTGAATTTAATATTCCTTTACTCGCTGGAAAAGAAGTTTCTGTCGCTGCTACAAAAAGTTATATAGCATCCCTTGTCCGTATAGTTCAATTCATCGCTGAATGGACTTTCAATGGCGAACTCAAACAATATCTTAAAGATTTACCTATTATTTTAAATACAAAAAAAAATTATTTGATTGAGCCAGCTATTGAAATATTAAAATCAGCACAAAATATTTTGGTAATTGGTCGTGGCTATGGTTTTCCAATTGCAATGGAAGCCGCTTTAAAACTGAAAGAAACTTGTGGTCTCCACGCAGAGGCATTCAGTGGAGCAGAGGTATTGCATGGTCCATTTGAACTCATTCAAAAGAATTATCCTGTACTTATTTTTCTCCAAAAAGATGCTACTTATCAAACCATGCGAGAACTGATAAAGAAAATTGACGAAAAAAATGCTCTTATGATTATTTGCGGAGCTCAAAATATCCTCAATTTTTCTGATTTAAATTTAAAAACACAGCCTATTTTAATACCAACTGCAAATTCAATTTCTCCATTGTGTGACTGCATTTCTCTTATTCACACTTTTTATCCTTTTGCTGCTAAACTTGCTGTGGCTCGTGGCCGAGATCCAGACAATCCAACTAACTTAACTAAAGTAACTAATACCCGTTAA
- the sohB gene encoding protease SohB: MSNSFFSWFQLTLAGLGVIGLFLLFFGILALISLKKNKLNNNIKINIKKINEIFAENKNKILHEILPSSELKIIEKKEKEEAKLKKKESKKSPLIEREKNIFVLDFNGDIAASAVTTLREQITALLQVARPVDEILIRLESPGGMVHSYGLAASQLARIREKKIPLTICVDKVAASGGYMMACLADKIISAPFAIIGSIGVVASLPNLNKLLKKNDIDYLEMTAGEYKRTLTPLGEITEKGKAKFQEQLEDTHELFKDHIKKYRENLDLNAVATGEYWYGLKALELNLVDEIKTSDDYLLEASQIYDIYHIFTPKKESFKDKLTGTAASIVSLIMEKSTTKSEQKYPLLM; this comes from the coding sequence ATGTCAAACAGTTTTTTTTCTTGGTTTCAATTAACTCTTGCAGGTCTAGGGGTCATTGGTTTATTCCTTCTATTCTTTGGGATCTTAGCCCTTATTTCTTTAAAAAAGAATAAATTAAACAATAATATAAAAATAAATATAAAAAAAATAAATGAAATTTTCGCTGAAAATAAAAATAAAATATTGCATGAAATTTTACCATCTTCTGAATTAAAAATCATTGAAAAAAAAGAGAAAGAAGAAGCTAAATTAAAAAAGAAAGAAAGCAAAAAATCTCCACTGATTGAGAGAGAAAAAAATATATTTGTGCTCGATTTCAATGGAGATATAGCAGCAAGTGCTGTTACAACTTTAAGGGAACAAATCACTGCCCTTCTGCAAGTTGCTCGTCCTGTCGATGAAATTCTTATACGCCTCGAAAGTCCTGGCGGCATGGTACATTCATATGGTTTAGCTGCATCGCAACTTGCACGTATTCGTGAAAAAAAGATCCCATTGACCATTTGTGTTGATAAAGTCGCGGCAAGCGGTGGCTATATGATGGCATGTCTTGCCGACAAAATTATTTCTGCACCTTTTGCAATTATCGGCTCAATAGGAGTGGTGGCCAGTCTACCAAACTTAAATAAACTACTTAAAAAGAATGACATTGATTATCTCGAAATGACTGCAGGGGAATACAAAAGAACATTGACCCCACTTGGAGAAATCACCGAAAAAGGTAAAGCAAAGTTTCAAGAACAACTAGAAGATACACACGAACTTTTTAAAGATCATATTAAAAAGTACAGAGAAAATTTAGATTTAAACGCCGTTGCAACTGGTGAATATTGGTATGGGCTGAAAGCTTTAGAATTAAATTTAGTCGATGAAATAAAGACAAGTGATGATTATTTACTTGAGGCAAGTCAGATCTATGACATTTATCATATTTTTACTCCAAAAAAAGAATCCTTCAAAGATAAACTGACAGGGACCGCAGCCTCTATTGTTTCTTTAATCATGGAGAAAAGTACAACTAAAAGTGAACAAAAATATCCTCTTTTAATGTAA
- a CDS encoding protein-disulfide reductase DsbD family protein translates to MTKNNFINITKNLIYLLSAFILLFSIQKSYASQSFSQFKTANENSNIKITDVVFFQIFRGENHDNKNIQISLKTANNFKIYEDKLKFLVVSKDNLPYEISYSTNKPSKAYKDPFYKKSKNVFESGTVFTLSNYRAFSHNDKIEIMLQSCSDSICLVPTQLILPVNGNNIAEELKNELYFKPMDNKSVIKTQEISGTDEKRALKNLSTENITYLNDNLALKIQQALSMGSFLLFPALFIAGLLMNLTPCVYPMIPITLNVLSQFGAQKEKKKKFHAITLPSIYVGGMVITYSLLGVFAGMTGNIFGAQLANPILNVFIAAIMFILGLSMLGLFNLSLLQNLAHKVPLADKYPRIAVGTMGAVSGLISAPCTGPVLSMILVLIAQNKNPLTGFTYMLFFALGFGVPYIFLGIFGQKFMKLPRFPKLINFTKIFFASLMFALSFYYLRSFLQNTTFIQNFYAEPNILIVIILLLLSIFFCLLFIKPNIIGKLAKFALIISCTILALWLTLLTTNSFIQIKSKKIESEVVQVSGINWLYDYTEAKKLAKQTSKPILFDVWADWCTACLEMKETTWKDKELIEIINKNFIAVQMDFTQTPDDIQILINRWGVAGLPAYGFFKNNSSFDESPDVLFQGLISTQKLINSAKNVLGNN, encoded by the coding sequence GTGACAAAAAATAATTTTATAAATATAACTAAGAACTTAATTTATCTACTCTCCGCATTTATTTTACTATTTAGTATCCAAAAATCATATGCAAGTCAGTCATTTTCTCAATTTAAAACCGCGAATGAAAATTCAAACATAAAAATCACTGATGTCGTCTTTTTCCAAATTTTTCGCGGAGAAAATCACGACAACAAAAACATACAAATCTCACTAAAAACGGCTAATAACTTTAAAATTTATGAAGATAAACTTAAATTCCTTGTCGTTTCAAAAGACAATCTACCTTACGAAATTTCGTATTCTACAAATAAACCTTCGAAGGCGTATAAAGATCCTTTTTATAAAAAAAGTAAAAATGTCTTTGAATCAGGAACTGTCTTTACGTTAAGCAACTATCGAGCATTTTCCCACAACGACAAAATTGAAATAATGCTGCAATCCTGTTCCGATTCCATTTGTTTAGTTCCAACACAACTTATTTTACCCGTAAATGGTAATAATATAGCTGAAGAATTAAAAAATGAACTTTATTTTAAACCAATGGATAATAAATCTGTCATAAAAACCCAGGAAATCTCAGGAACTGATGAAAAAAGAGCTCTCAAAAACTTATCAACAGAAAATATAACTTACCTAAATGATAATCTCGCTTTAAAAATTCAACAGGCTCTCAGCATGGGTAGTTTTCTTCTATTTCCTGCGTTATTTATTGCAGGATTACTGATGAATTTAACCCCATGCGTTTACCCTATGATTCCTATCACTCTTAATGTTTTATCCCAATTTGGTGCGCAAAAAGAAAAAAAGAAAAAATTTCATGCCATAACCCTTCCCTCAATCTACGTGGGAGGCATGGTCATAACTTATTCACTCCTTGGTGTATTTGCTGGTATGACTGGAAATATTTTTGGGGCCCAATTAGCCAACCCTATTCTCAATGTTTTTATTGCTGCCATTATGTTTATACTTGGTCTATCCATGCTGGGACTTTTCAATCTTAGCCTTTTACAAAACTTAGCGCATAAAGTTCCCTTAGCAGATAAATATCCTCGGATTGCTGTTGGAACTATGGGTGCTGTTTCTGGACTTATTTCAGCTCCCTGCACAGGTCCTGTGCTTAGTATGATTTTAGTGCTTATAGCCCAAAATAAAAACCCTTTAACAGGTTTTACTTATATGCTCTTTTTTGCCCTTGGCTTTGGCGTACCATATATTTTTCTTGGTATATTCGGGCAAAAATTTATGAAACTCCCGCGTTTCCCCAAGCTCATCAATTTCACTAAAATATTTTTTGCCTCTCTTATGTTCGCTCTGTCTTTTTATTACTTAAGAAGCTTTCTACAAAATACAACATTTATTCAAAATTTTTATGCAGAACCTAATATATTAATTGTCATTATTTTACTGTTACTTTCTATTTTCTTCTGCCTATTATTTATTAAACCAAACATAATTGGAAAATTAGCTAAATTTGCCTTGATCATAAGTTGTACAATTCTTGCGTTGTGGCTTACCCTACTAACAACAAATAGTTTTATCCAAATTAAAAGTAAAAAAATTGAATCCGAAGTCGTACAAGTTTCAGGCATTAATTGGTTATATGATTACACTGAAGCCAAAAAGCTCGCCAAGCAAACCAGTAAACCCATTCTTTTTGATGTCTGGGCTGATTGGTGCACAGCCTGCCTTGAAATGAAAGAAACGACCTGGAAGGACAAAGAACTCATTGAGATTATAAATAAAAACTTTATTGCTGTGCAAATGGATTTCACTCAGACTCCTGATGACATCCAAATCTTGATCAATCGCTGGGGAGTTGCAGGACTTCCGGCTTATGGATTTTTCAAAAATAATTCATCGTTTGATGAAAGTCCTGATGTTTTATTTCAAGGTCTAATCTCAACACAAAAATTAATAAATTCTGCGAAAAATGTTTTGGGTAACAATTAA